From the genome of Methanothrix soehngenii GP6:
GTCCTCGCCGCAATTGCCATACTGAGCCCCAGGCCCATCCTGGCCTGCCAGTCCATTCTGCGATGCTTTTCCGTTTTGTGCTGCCAGGGCAGGAGATGCCAGCAGGCATGCCACCGCTAAAACCGACAATACAGCTATGTATTTCATATTTTACTTACCTCCAGATGGGATGGCCACTATTGCCATCCTCAAACCACTCCTTGCACTGAACGATAGAAAAAATCCAGGCCGAACCAGGATTGAGATTTTATTTCCCAAAAATGCTTAAAATTGTTCTTTATTGTTCTTAAATCTCTCTGACAATTCTATTATGTTCGTTCTGCCTTTTTCTCTTTTGGTTATCAATTTGCGCTTCTCCATTGAGGTTAAAATGCCTGATAGAGATGATTTAGAGATATCCGTCTCATAGCTGATATCCCTCTGGACCATCCTCCCTCCGCGCTGCAGCAGAAGCTTTAAGACGGATTGCTCTTTGTCCGTCAAAGTAGCCATCACCGCGGATATTTCGCTGGTATCCGCCATACCTGCTCTGAATTCCTCGCTGCCATCATTCTTTTGAGCAGATTGAACTTGATCCTCATGCTCAGCGTTTCTATGGCCGGATGATTGGGTTTTTATCATATGCTCATGAGCGGCAGGGCATTTTTCAGGCCCCAAAGGTTTTGACCTGCGCCTGGAGGAGCGGATCAGAAAAACAGCGCCAATAAGCAGCAAAATAGTAATTAATATCGCAACATATTGCAAAATTTCCATTTTTAAATTCGATATTCCAGCATTTGATCCAGCAGAGGTGACTGTATCTGCCAACGCCGCGGTTGCCTCGTCAATCTGAAGAGCATATCCAATTTCAACCGCAGGATCCAAAATATCATGTCCATAAACCTCAGCGACAACTGATCGGTTGGCGGCATAGACCAGATAATCAAGACCATCAGAAGAGTCAACTCCGCT
Proteins encoded in this window:
- a CDS encoding helix-turn-helix transcriptional regulator; protein product: MDPAVEIGYALQIDEATAALADTVTSAGSNAGISNLKMEILQYVAILITILLLIGAVFLIRSSRRRSKPLGPEKCPAAHEHMIKTQSSGHRNAEHEDQVQSAQKNDGSEEFRAGMADTSEISAVMATLTDKEQSVLKLLLQRGGRMVQRDISYETDISKSSLSGILTSMEKRKLITKREKGRTNIIELSERFKNNKEQF